From a region of the Pectobacterium aquaticum genome:
- a CDS encoding Tm-1-like ATP-binding domain-containing protein, which produces MGSKIGNIYIASTADTKGKEQVYVRDLIATTGLKTVTVDLSTAPQSADTRVSEATDISAATVASYHPQGTSAVFCHDRGQAISAMAVAFEHFMLSREDIAGVLGLGGSGGTALITPAMQALPIGMPKLMVSTMASGDISGYIGASDISMMHSVTDVAGLNRISRQVLGNAAHQIAGAVKFHIQEHHDDKPAIGLTMFGVTTPCIQEASKLLEAEFDCLVFHATGSGGKAMEKLVDSHLLTGVLDLTTTEVCDLLFDGVLACGPERFDAIAKTQVPYVASCGALDMVNFGAPASIPEKYAHRLFYNHNAQVTLMRTTIDENIAIARWIGEKLNRCEGEVRFLIPEGGFSALDAPDQAFWHPEARDAFISTLESVVQQTAKRQITRLPFHINDPLFAQAAVDAFRALVK; this is translated from the coding sequence GTGGGAAGTAAAATTGGCAACATTTATATTGCAAGTACTGCGGATACTAAAGGGAAAGAACAGGTTTACGTCCGCGACTTAATTGCCACTACAGGATTGAAAACGGTCACGGTCGATCTGTCAACGGCACCACAGTCAGCAGATACACGGGTGTCAGAGGCGACAGATATCAGCGCCGCAACGGTGGCCTCTTACCATCCGCAGGGCACATCGGCGGTGTTTTGCCATGACAGAGGTCAGGCGATTAGCGCCATGGCCGTTGCGTTTGAGCACTTCATGCTGTCCCGCGAGGATATTGCTGGGGTGCTGGGTCTCGGCGGCTCCGGCGGAACCGCGCTGATTACGCCCGCGATGCAGGCGTTACCGATTGGTATGCCGAAGCTGATGGTCTCGACGATGGCCTCCGGCGATATCTCCGGTTATATCGGTGCCAGCGATATCAGCATGATGCATTCCGTTACCGATGTGGCGGGCCTGAACCGCATTTCTCGTCAGGTTCTTGGCAACGCTGCGCACCAGATCGCCGGCGCCGTGAAGTTTCATATTCAGGAACATCATGACGATAAGCCCGCGATTGGCCTGACCATGTTTGGTGTCACGACGCCGTGCATTCAGGAAGCCAGTAAATTACTGGAAGCGGAGTTTGACTGTCTGGTCTTTCACGCGACGGGCAGCGGTGGGAAAGCGATGGAAAAGCTGGTGGACAGCCATTTGCTCACTGGCGTGCTCGATCTCACCACGACAGAGGTGTGCGATTTACTGTTTGATGGCGTGCTGGCCTGCGGGCCGGAACGGTTTGATGCGATAGCCAAGACGCAGGTGCCTTATGTGGCGTCCTGTGGCGCGCTGGACATGGTGAATTTTGGTGCACCAGCTAGCATACCGGAGAAATACGCGCATCGCCTGTTTTACAACCACAACGCGCAGGTCACGCTGATGCGGACCACGATAGACGAGAATATCGCGATAGCGCGCTGGATTGGAGAGAAGCTGAACCGCTGTGAAGGCGAGGTACGCTTCCTGATTCCAGAAGGCGGCTTCTCCGCGCTGGATGCACCGGATCAAGCATTCTGGCACCCAGAAGCCCGTGACGCGTTTATCAGCACGCTGGAGAGCGTCGTTCAGCAAACGGCAAAACGACAGATTACTCGTCTGCCTTTCCATATTAACGATCCTTTATTTGCCCAGGCCGCAGTCGATGCGTTTCGGGCGTTAGTGAAATAA
- the mltC gene encoding membrane-bound lytic murein transglycosylase MltC yields the protein MKKMLALLVIAPLLVSCSGNKGNADNEEFLKDTNAFDILMGQFANNIENIWGMNEVLIAGPKDYVKYTDQYKTRSHINFDAGSITIETISATNSVASLRQAIITTLLMGDDASNTDLYSDANDIQISREPLLYGQVLDNTGQPIRWEGRAASFADYLLQNRLQKRTSGMHVIWSVTMQLVPNHLDKRAHKYLPLVRKASERYGIEESLILAIMQTESSFNPYAVSRSDALGLMQVVQHSAGRDVFKMKGKWGQPSRSYLFDPEQNIDTGTAYLSILKNSYLAGIENPTSKRYAVITAYNGGAGSVLRVFSSDRDRAVGIINSMSPSDVYQTLTTKHPSGESRRYLYKVNTAQKNYRR from the coding sequence ATGAAGAAAATGTTAGCGCTGCTAGTGATTGCACCACTGCTGGTTTCCTGTTCGGGAAACAAAGGGAATGCCGACAACGAAGAGTTTCTCAAGGATACCAACGCCTTCGATATTTTGATGGGCCAGTTCGCCAACAACATCGAAAATATCTGGGGGATGAATGAAGTACTGATCGCTGGCCCGAAAGACTACGTCAAATACACCGATCAATATAAGACGCGTAGCCACATCAACTTTGATGCCGGTTCAATCACGATCGAAACCATTTCGGCAACCAATTCCGTTGCCAGCCTGCGCCAGGCGATTATCACGACCCTGCTGATGGGCGATGACGCCAGTAACACCGATCTGTATTCCGACGCTAACGATATTCAAATCAGCCGCGAACCGCTGCTGTACGGACAGGTGCTGGATAACACCGGACAGCCGATCCGTTGGGAAGGCCGTGCCGCCAGCTTTGCGGATTACCTGCTCCAGAACCGTCTGCAAAAACGCACCTCCGGCATGCACGTTATCTGGTCGGTCACGATGCAGCTTGTCCCTAACCATCTGGATAAACGTGCGCACAAATACCTGCCGCTGGTGCGTAAAGCCTCCGAGCGTTACGGTATTGAAGAGTCGCTGATTCTGGCGATTATGCAGACAGAATCGAGCTTCAACCCTTACGCCGTCAGCCGTTCCGATGCGCTGGGTCTAATGCAGGTGGTACAGCACAGCGCAGGACGCGACGTCTTCAAGATGAAAGGGAAATGGGGACAGCCAAGCCGCAGCTATCTGTTCGATCCAGAACAAAACATCGACACAGGTACCGCCTATCTGTCGATTCTGAAGAACAGCTATCTGGCCGGCATTGAGAACCCGACGTCGAAACGCTACGCCGTCATCACCGCATATAACGGTGGCGCAGGCAGCGTGTTGCGCGTCTTCTCCAGCGATCGCGATCGCGCCGTCGGCATTATCAACAGTATGTCACCGAGCGATGTCTACCAGACGCTGACAACGAAGCACCCGTCTGGCGAATCACGTCGCTATCTGTACAAAGTGAACACGGCACAGAAAAATTACCGCCGCTAA
- a CDS encoding helix-turn-helix domain-containing protein — protein sequence MTAIPLPLITALLLVILFFRIQFLAIHNPSHNKNTTKRSATADAVLIGVSCLALTLVALRWGSHVALPAFIQPAIAALIPPLLWLCLFPHGDKTSEDVTRRRRRSLWHLLPPLLILGASTIQIRTTFPLIDLMLVSIYFGYGAILIYRARRLQTPSPKWKSAPFIAGLYVLISGAIDIVIALDIAFYSGNSAATIITAFHIIMLAILTLLIVTHSAQHPQAELSVTHDQKPETLPATDDEHQLAKTLDDFIRTHALYTDPSMTLQRLSRRMGIPLRRLSETINRVHGRNFSQVMNEYRIEEAKRLLSQTDARITDIMLASGFQTKSNFNREFLRLTGMSPSVWRSQYPLQEQTTASATPPEENH from the coding sequence ATGACCGCGATTCCTTTACCGTTAATTACCGCACTTCTGCTGGTTATTTTGTTTTTTCGCATCCAGTTTCTGGCTATTCACAACCCTTCTCATAACAAGAACACCACAAAACGCAGTGCAACGGCAGACGCGGTACTCATCGGCGTAAGCTGTCTTGCCCTGACGCTGGTGGCGTTACGCTGGGGCAGTCATGTTGCCTTACCCGCGTTTATTCAACCCGCGATTGCCGCATTGATTCCACCGCTGTTATGGCTGTGCCTTTTCCCCCACGGCGACAAGACCTCTGAGGACGTAACCCGCAGACGTAGACGCTCTCTCTGGCATCTGTTACCGCCCTTACTCATCCTTGGTGCAAGCACTATCCAGATTAGAACAACCTTTCCACTCATCGATCTAATGCTGGTGAGTATTTACTTCGGTTATGGGGCAATACTGATTTACCGCGCTCGCCGTCTGCAAACGCCATCACCCAAGTGGAAAAGCGCGCCGTTTATCGCTGGGCTGTATGTGCTTATCTCCGGCGCTATCGATATCGTCATTGCACTGGATATCGCGTTCTACAGCGGCAATAGCGCGGCGACCATCATCACCGCATTCCACATCATCATGCTGGCGATATTGACCCTGCTTATCGTCACGCACTCTGCACAACACCCGCAGGCTGAGCTTAGCGTTACACATGACCAGAAGCCGGAAACACTACCCGCAACCGATGATGAACACCAACTGGCGAAAACGTTAGATGATTTCATTCGCACGCATGCGTTATACACCGACCCCAGCATGACGCTTCAGCGCCTGAGCAGGCGTATGGGCATACCGCTCAGACGCCTGTCCGAAACCATCAACCGCGTTCACGGTCGTAATTTCTCGCAGGTGATGAACGAATACCGCATCGAGGAGGCTAAGCGCCTCCTCAGCCAAACGGATGCACGAATCACAGATATCATGCTGGCCAGCGGGTTTCAGACTAAATCAAACTTCAACCGCGAATTTTTGCGGCTCACGGGGATGAGCCCCAGCGTCTGGCGTAGTCAGTATCCACTTCAGGAACAGACTACAGCTTCCGCCACGCCGCCTGAAGAAAATCACTGA
- a CDS encoding alpha/beta hydrolase family protein: MTWRITIGLITNLLLSFAVMANAGIGFQHITLADGATNRPLDVAVFYPASSSSQTTTIGDNAVFPGIAVSKNAVPESGEYPLIVVSHGYGGSWFNQFWLAQVLVKQGYIVAAPNHPGTTFKDMRVEKAQELWLRPNDISRVITALLAAPEKTGRVDAKRIAAVGHSLGGWTVLELAGGRFSTEQFEKDCLTHAGLASCKVYEKMQVAKNAASRAQLDKSLADPRISAVISLDMGLARGFTAESLAAIHIPILIMAAGYPNEELPAELESHGLAQKLPPAYSTYKEIADATHFSFMQLCKPGAIEIINAENPGDGMICLDGGERSREQIHQEVGKDVSDFLQAAWRKL, from the coding sequence ATGACATGGCGTATCACGATAGGGTTGATAACGAATTTACTACTCAGCTTTGCCGTTATGGCAAACGCGGGCATTGGGTTTCAACACATCACGTTAGCGGATGGAGCCACTAACAGGCCGTTGGACGTCGCCGTATTTTATCCGGCTTCGTCATCCTCACAGACCACGACCATTGGTGACAATGCCGTTTTTCCCGGTATCGCCGTAAGTAAAAATGCCGTGCCTGAATCCGGTGAATATCCCCTGATTGTGGTTTCACACGGCTATGGCGGGAGTTGGTTTAATCAATTCTGGCTGGCGCAGGTGTTGGTTAAACAAGGCTATATTGTCGCTGCGCCCAACCACCCCGGAACCACCTTTAAAGATATGCGGGTTGAGAAGGCTCAGGAATTATGGCTACGGCCCAACGATATTAGCCGCGTTATTACCGCTTTACTCGCTGCTCCAGAAAAAACGGGGCGTGTTGATGCGAAGCGTATTGCCGCTGTTGGCCATTCGCTGGGGGGATGGACGGTGCTTGAGCTGGCTGGGGGGCGCTTTAGTACGGAGCAATTTGAGAAAGATTGCCTGACGCACGCTGGGCTGGCGTCTTGTAAGGTGTATGAAAAGATGCAGGTCGCAAAAAATGCCGCATCGCGTGCGCAGCTTGATAAATCACTCGCAGATCCACGTATTAGCGCCGTGATTTCTCTGGATATGGGGCTGGCGCGAGGGTTTACCGCAGAGAGTCTGGCGGCAATACACATTCCTATCTTGATTATGGCGGCGGGGTATCCCAATGAGGAACTGCCTGCCGAGCTGGAATCTCACGGTCTGGCGCAGAAGCTGCCACCAGCGTATTCAACCTACAAGGAAATTGCCGATGCGACGCATTTTAGCTTCATGCAGCTTTGTAAACCGGGTGCCATTGAGATTATTAATGCCGAGAACCCAGGGGATGGCATGATTTGTCTCGACGGCGGTGAGCGTTCGCGTGAGCAGATCCATCAGGAAGTTGGGAAGGATGTCAGTGATTTTCTTCAGGCGGCGTGGCGGAAGCTGTAG
- a CDS encoding NADP(H)-dependent aldo-keto reductase: protein MQYHRIPHSSLEVSVLGLGTMTFGEQNSEADAHAQLDHAIAAGVNLIDTAEMYAVPPRPETQGLTESYIGSWLKSRGGREKLIVASKVSGPVRGSDHSIRPQQALDRKNIRAALDASLQRLNTDYIDLYQLHWPQRQTNCFGKLSYQYTDDKPQYTDDKSVVTLLETLEALNEQVRAGKIRYIGVSNETPWGVMRYLHLAEKHDLARIVSIQNPYSLLNRSFEVGLAEISQHEGVELLAYSSLAFGTLTGKYLNGAKPANARNTLFSRFTRYTGPQAQAAVAEYVALAQKHGLNPAQMALAFVRQQPFVASTLLGATTLEQLQTNLDSQNLTLDGEILDELEAIHRRFTFPAP from the coding sequence TTAGAAGTGAGCGTGCTGGGCCTTGGTACGATGACCTTTGGCGAACAGAACAGCGAAGCAGACGCTCATGCCCAGTTAGATCACGCCATTGCCGCAGGTGTTAACCTGATTGACACAGCAGAAATGTATGCCGTTCCTCCTCGCCCAGAAACACAGGGGTTAACCGAGAGCTATATTGGCTCCTGGCTGAAATCCCGTGGCGGACGTGAAAAATTGATTGTGGCGAGTAAAGTCTCCGGCCCCGTGCGCGGAAGCGATCACAGCATCCGGCCACAGCAGGCGCTGGACAGAAAAAACATCCGTGCGGCGTTGGATGCCAGCCTGCAACGCCTGAACACCGACTATATCGATCTCTATCAGCTACATTGGCCACAGCGCCAGACCAACTGCTTTGGCAAGCTGAGCTATCAGTATACGGATGACAAACCGCAATATACTGACGACAAATCGGTCGTCACGCTGCTGGAAACGCTGGAAGCGCTGAATGAGCAAGTACGTGCAGGTAAGATCCGCTACATCGGCGTATCCAACGAAACCCCGTGGGGCGTGATGCGCTATCTGCATCTGGCGGAAAAGCACGACCTGGCACGTATCGTGTCGATTCAGAATCCCTACAGCCTGCTGAACCGCAGTTTTGAAGTCGGCCTAGCGGAAATCAGCCAGCATGAAGGTGTGGAACTTCTCGCCTATTCATCACTGGCATTCGGTACGCTGACGGGGAAATACCTGAACGGCGCAAAACCGGCCAATGCGCGCAACACGCTATTTAGCCGCTTCACCCGCTATACCGGCCCACAGGCCCAGGCAGCCGTTGCCGAATATGTGGCACTGGCGCAAAAGCACGGTCTGAATCCGGCGCAAATGGCATTGGCGTTTGTGCGTCAGCAGCCGTTCGTCGCCAGTACGCTGCTAGGCGCGACCACGCTGGAACAACTGCAAACCAACCTCGACAGCCAGAACCTGACGCTGGACGGCGAGATACTTGACGAACTGGAAGCGATCCATCGCCGCTTCACATTCCCAGCACCGTAA
- a CDS encoding YggL family protein translates to MAQARSRRLRKKLHIDEFQELGFSVSFRFPEGTSVEDIDKLMDKFVDDVIEPQGLAFEGSGYLLWEGLICLQKIGHCTEEHRQLVSRWLEEQKLTDVKVSNLFDIWWDLPEHLL, encoded by the coding sequence ATGGCACAAGCTCGTAGCCGTCGTTTACGTAAAAAACTTCACATTGATGAGTTTCAGGAATTAGGTTTTTCTGTCAGCTTCCGCTTTCCAGAAGGCACTAGCGTTGAAGATATCGATAAGCTGATGGATAAGTTCGTTGATGACGTCATTGAACCACAAGGACTGGCATTCGAAGGCAGCGGTTATTTACTCTGGGAAGGCCTGATCTGTCTGCAAAAAATCGGTCACTGTACCGAAGAGCATCGCCAACTGGTGAGCCGCTGGTTGGAAGAGCAGAAACTGACAGACGTGAAAGTCAGCAACCTGTTCGATATCTGGTGGGATCTGCCAGAACACCTGCTGTAA
- the trmB gene encoding tRNA (guanosine(46)-N7)-methyltransferase TrmB encodes MINNVISPEFDENGRPMRRIRSFVRRQGRLTNGQQLALDNYWPVMGVEYQTEQVDFNALFGRDAPVVLEIGFGMGASLVTMAAQHPEQNFLGIEVHLPGVGACLAAAQEAGISNLRVMCHDAIEVLMNMIPDGSLSMVQLFFPDPWHKARHNKRRIVQVPFVQLVQRKLKVGGVFHMATDWEPYAQHMLEVMTSVTEYRNLSNNNEYVERPESRPLTKFEARGQRLGHGVWDLMFERIK; translated from the coding sequence ATGATTAACAACGTCATTTCACCGGAATTTGATGAAAATGGGCGCCCGATGCGTCGTATCCGCAGTTTTGTCCGCCGTCAGGGGCGCTTGACCAACGGGCAGCAACTGGCGCTGGATAACTACTGGCCGGTGATGGGCGTGGAATATCAGACCGAGCAGGTAGATTTCAACGCGCTATTTGGCCGTGACGCCCCTGTGGTGCTGGAGATCGGTTTTGGGATGGGGGCATCGCTGGTGACGATGGCCGCACAGCATCCCGAGCAGAATTTCCTCGGTATCGAAGTTCACCTGCCGGGCGTGGGCGCGTGTCTCGCTGCCGCACAGGAGGCGGGAATCAGCAATCTGCGCGTGATGTGTCACGATGCGATCGAAGTGCTGATGAATATGATCCCAGATGGCTCACTGTCTATGGTTCAACTCTTCTTCCCCGATCCGTGGCACAAAGCCCGCCATAATAAACGCCGCATCGTTCAGGTGCCTTTCGTCCAACTGGTACAGCGTAAGCTGAAAGTCGGCGGCGTGTTCCACATGGCAACAGACTGGGAACCTTATGCGCAACATATGCTCGAAGTGATGACCTCTGTCACCGAGTACCGTAATCTTTCCAATAATAATGAGTACGTTGAGCGGCCGGAGTCCCGTCCGCTGACGAAATTTGAAGCACGCGGCCAGCGTTTGGGGCATGGCGTGTGGGATCTGATGTTTGAGAGGATAAAATAA
- the mutY gene encoding A/G-specific adenine glycosylase, with translation MMQAQQFAHQVLDWYQRYGRKTLPWQLEKTPYKVWLSEVMLQQTQVTTVIPYFQRFMERFPNVSALAAAPLDEVLHLWTGLGYYARARNLHKAAQTIVSRHGGEFPTTFDEVAALPGVGRSTAGAVLSLALGQHYPILDGNVKRVLARCYAVEGWPGKKEVEKKLWARSEDVTPAEGVSQFNQAMMDLGAIVCTRSRPKCELCPLSTGCIAYANHSWAQYPGKKPKQTLPEKTGWFLLMQQGSQVWLQQRPAVGLWGGLFCFPQFSERQELELWLQQRGLNPDGLQQLVAFRHTFSHFHLDIVPLWLDVSQTDRSQNRSCMDDGAGLWYNLAQPPSVGLAAPVERLLRELAHPQSTRLNACAIDEEEA, from the coding sequence ATGATGCAAGCGCAACAGTTCGCCCATCAGGTGCTGGACTGGTACCAACGCTATGGCCGCAAAACCCTGCCGTGGCAGCTTGAGAAAACTCCCTATAAAGTATGGCTATCCGAAGTGATGTTGCAACAAACGCAGGTCACCACGGTTATTCCCTATTTCCAACGCTTTATGGAACGCTTTCCGAACGTCAGTGCACTGGCGGCAGCACCGCTGGATGAAGTGCTCCACTTGTGGACCGGGCTGGGCTACTACGCCCGTGCGCGTAATCTACACAAAGCGGCACAGACGATTGTGTCACGTCACGGCGGCGAATTCCCCACCACCTTTGATGAAGTCGCGGCGTTGCCGGGCGTCGGGCGTTCCACCGCTGGCGCGGTGCTGTCGCTCGCTCTCGGCCAGCATTACCCGATTCTCGACGGTAATGTGAAGCGCGTGCTGGCACGCTGCTACGCTGTTGAGGGCTGGCCGGGCAAGAAAGAGGTCGAAAAGAAACTGTGGGCGCGGAGTGAAGACGTCACGCCAGCCGAGGGCGTCAGCCAGTTTAATCAGGCGATGATGGATCTCGGTGCGATAGTCTGCACCCGCAGCCGCCCCAAGTGCGAGCTGTGCCCGCTGAGCACTGGCTGCATTGCCTACGCCAACCACAGCTGGGCGCAATACCCCGGCAAGAAACCGAAGCAGACGCTGCCAGAGAAAACTGGCTGGTTCCTGCTGATGCAACAGGGTTCTCAAGTCTGGCTGCAACAGCGCCCCGCCGTCGGCCTGTGGGGCGGGCTATTTTGCTTCCCGCAGTTCAGCGAACGTCAGGAATTGGAACTCTGGCTACAACAACGTGGTCTGAATCCTGATGGATTGCAACAGCTTGTCGCGTTCCGCCACACATTCAGCCATTTTCATCTGGATATCGTTCCGCTCTGGCTGGACGTATCGCAGACCGATCGCTCACAAAACAGGTCCTGCATGGATGACGGTGCAGGTCTCTGGTATAACTTAGCGCAGCCGCCGTCTGTCGGACTGGCCGCCCCGGTAGAACGCCTGCTGAGGGAGTTGGCTCACCCGCAGTCAACACGTTTGAATGCCTGCGCAATTGATGAGGAAGAAGCATGA
- a CDS encoding oxidative damage protection protein yields the protein MSRTIFCTFLQRDAEGQDFQLYPGDLGKRIYNEISKEAWAQWQTKQTMLINEKKLSMMNVDDRKLLEQEMIKFLFEGKDVHIEGYTPPSH from the coding sequence ATGAGCAGAACGATTTTTTGTACTTTTTTACAACGCGACGCCGAAGGGCAGGATTTCCAGCTCTATCCCGGCGATCTGGGCAAGCGCATCTATAACGAAATCTCTAAAGAAGCCTGGGCGCAATGGCAAACCAAGCAAACCATGCTGATCAACGAGAAAAAGCTCAGCATGATGAATGTTGACGACCGTAAGCTGCTGGAACAGGAAATGATCAAGTTCCTGTTTGAAGGGAAGGACGTACACATCGAAGGCTATACGCCTCCGAGCCACTGA
- a CDS encoding phosphoenolpyruvate hydrolase family protein: MSGMNRQELLAKFRDMIARREPIIGGGAGTGLSAKCEEAGGIDLIVIYNSGRYRMAGRGSLAGLLAYGNANEIVVDMAKEVLPVVKHTPVLAGVNGTDPFCQFDKFLDDLKALGFSGVQNFPTVGLIDGNFRANLEETGMGYALEVDMIRLAHEKDMLTTPYVFSAADAVAMTKAGADIIVPHMGLTTGGNIGAETALNLADCVPLINHWADEAKSIRKDVIVLCHGGPISTPQDAQFIMDHCPQCDGFYGASSMERLPTETALTATTQQFKKIKR; the protein is encoded by the coding sequence ATGTCAGGCATGAATCGTCAGGAACTGCTGGCAAAATTCCGCGACATGATCGCGCGCCGCGAACCGATTATTGGCGGTGGTGCGGGAACGGGGCTTTCTGCAAAATGTGAAGAAGCGGGCGGCATCGATCTGATTGTGATCTACAACTCCGGGCGCTATCGCATGGCAGGACGAGGTTCGCTGGCTGGCCTGTTGGCTTACGGCAACGCGAATGAGATTGTCGTGGATATGGCGAAAGAGGTGCTGCCGGTTGTGAAGCACACGCCAGTGCTGGCGGGCGTAAACGGGACCGATCCTTTCTGTCAGTTTGATAAGTTTCTGGATGACCTGAAAGCGCTGGGTTTTTCTGGCGTGCAGAACTTCCCAACCGTTGGGCTGATTGACGGTAATTTCCGCGCCAATCTGGAAGAAACCGGCATGGGATATGCACTGGAAGTGGACATGATTCGTCTGGCGCATGAAAAAGACATGCTGACCACGCCTTACGTGTTCAGTGCGGCAGATGCCGTCGCGATGACGAAAGCGGGGGCGGATATTATTGTGCCACACATGGGGTTAACCACCGGCGGCAACATTGGCGCGGAAACCGCGCTTAATCTGGCAGATTGCGTTCCGTTGATTAATCACTGGGCGGATGAAGCGAAATCCATCCGTAAGGATGTGATTGTACTGTGCCACGGCGGACCGATTTCAACACCGCAGGACGCACAGTTCATTATGGATCACTGCCCACAGTGCGATGGTTTTTACGGTGCCAGCTCTATGGAGCGGCTGCCGACAGAAACCGCGTTAACGGCGACTACACAGCAATTCAAAAAAATTAAGCGTTAA
- a CDS encoding DUF2884 domain-containing protein, with protein sequence MSRKITLGLLMLLSWQAQAAYQCNVNPQDDIIISPQHVQVVGASGNLQLSPQGDIVRNGTPLTLNAEQRQKAKTYQADIRQQLPWIDQGAQQHLEKARVALDNVIVQELGSDSNVRNRLTTLDKQLKQQMNRIIEHRSDGLTFHHQAIKQVEQDGKQLVQQSMGGVLQDSLNEMGVKQMSSGGNPLQAMMGNLGGLQKAIQAEWNNQELEFQRFGNDVCSRVTSLENQRKSLLQTLK encoded by the coding sequence ATGTCGCGTAAAATAACCCTGGGTTTATTGATGTTGCTGTCCTGGCAAGCGCAGGCGGCCTACCAGTGCAACGTGAATCCGCAGGACGACATCATTATCAGTCCGCAACACGTACAGGTCGTGGGTGCCAGCGGCAATTTACAGCTTTCCCCGCAGGGCGATATCGTCCGTAACGGTACGCCACTGACCCTGAATGCCGAACAGCGCCAGAAGGCCAAAACCTATCAGGCGGATATACGCCAGCAGCTGCCGTGGATCGATCAGGGCGCGCAGCAGCATCTTGAAAAAGCGCGAGTCGCGCTGGATAACGTGATCGTGCAGGAGCTTGGCAGCGACAGCAATGTGCGCAATCGTCTGACTACGCTGGATAAACAGCTCAAGCAGCAGATGAACCGAATTATCGAACACCGCAGCGATGGCCTGACGTTTCACCATCAGGCGATTAAGCAAGTTGAGCAAGATGGCAAGCAGCTTGTGCAGCAAAGCATGGGCGGCGTCTTGCAGGATAGCCTGAACGAAATGGGCGTGAAACAGATGTCCAGCGGTGGCAACCCGCTACAGGCGATGATGGGCAACCTCGGTGGCTTGCAGAAAGCGATTCAGGCCGAGTGGAACAATCAGGAACTGGAGTTCCAGCGCTTCGGTAATGACGTATGTAGCCGCGTCACATCGCTGGAAAACCAGCGCAAGAGTCTGTTGCAGACGCTGAAGTAA